Part of the Kitasatospora sp. NBC_01266 genome, CAGCACCGCGCTCGATCTGCTGGCCCCCGGCGTGCACACCGCCGACACCGCCGACCTGCCCCTGACCATCACCTCCGCGAGCGCCGCTCCGCAGTGCGACCTGCCCGAAGCGCAGCGGGCCGGCAGCGCCGAGCTCGGCGGCCGGCTCTACCGGGTCGACAGCGACAGCACGGCCACCGGCGCCGAGGTCACCGGCTGCTACCCGCGCGAGGGCTACCCCGCGCTGGCCCGCACCAGCACCGGCCAGGACACCGAGGTGATCGTGGTCGGCTCCGGGCGCTTCCTGACCAACCAGCGGCTGGCCCACGACGGCAACGCCGCGCTCGCCCTCGGCCTGCTCGGCTCCCAGCCCCGCCTCACCTGGTACCTGCCCGACTACCAGGCACTGCCCGCGAGCGACGGCACCCCGCAGAAGTCGTTCACCGACCTGATCCCGGACGGCTGGCGCTGGGCCGCCCTGCAACTGGCCGTCGCCACCGTGCTGGCCGCCCTCTGGCGGGCCCGCCGGCTCGGACCGGTGGTCAGCGAGCAGCTCCCGGTGGTGGTCCGCGCCGCCGAGACCACCGAGGGCCGGGCCCGGCTCTACCACCGTGCCAAGGCCCGTGACCGGGCCGCCGACGCGCTGCGCCACGCCGCCCGGCACCGGCTGGCCCCCGTCCTCGGCGTGCCGCTCGGCACCGGCGAACCGGACGGCACCGCCCTGCTCGCCGCCCTGGGCGACCGGCTGGCCGGCAACCGCGAGCCCGGCGAACTCCGCGGCCTGCTCTACGGTCCGCCACCCACCGACGACGCCGCGCTGCTGCGGCTCGCCGACGACCTCGATGCCCTGGAAAGGCAGGTACGACAGCCGTGACCGACCAGACCGCCGCCCCCGACCGGCTCGCCGAGCGGGACGCCGCCGCGCCCGACCCCCGGCAGGCGCTCGGCGCCCTGCGCACCGAGATCGGCAAGGCCGTGGTCGGCCAGGACGCCGCCGTCACCGGACTGGTGGTCGCCCTGCTCTGCGGCGGCCATGTGCTGCTCGAAGGCGTCCCCGGCGTGGCCAAGACCCTGCTGGTCCGCGCCCTGTCCACCGCCCTGAGCCTGGAGACCAAGCGGATCCAGTTCACCCCCGACCTGATGCCCGGCGACGTCACGGGCTCGCTGGTCTACGACGCCCGCACCGCCGAGTTCTCCTTCCAGCCCGGCCCGGTCTTCACCAACCTGCTGCTCGCCGACGAGATCAACCGCACCCCGCCGAAGACCCAGGCCTCGCTGCTGGAGGCGATGGAGGAGCACCAGGTCACCGTCGACGGCGAACCCCGCCCGCTACCCGACCCGTTCCTGGTCGCCGCGACCCAGAACCCGCTGGAGTACGAAGGCACCTACCCGCTGCCCGAGGCCCAGCTGGACCGCTTCCTGCTCAAGCTGGTGCTGCCGCTGCCCGACCGTGAGCAGGAGTTCCAGGTGCTCAGCCGGCACGCCGCCGGCTTCGACCCGCGCGACCTGCGCGCGGCCGGAGTGCGCCCGGTCGCCGGCCCCGCCGACCTGGCCGCCGCCCGGGCGGCCATTGCCGAACTCACCGTCTCCCCCGAGGTGCTGGCCTACATCGTCGACCTCTGCCGGGCCACCCGGCAGTCCCCCTCGCTCTCGATGGGTGTCTCCCCCCGTGGCGCGACCGCGCTGCTCAACGCCTCCCGGGCCTGGGCCTGGCTGGCCGGGCGCGACTACGTCACCCCCGACGACGTGAAGGCGCTGGCCTTGCCCACCCTGCGGCACCGGGTGCGGCTGCGTGCCGAGGCGGAGATGGAGGGCGTCACCGCTGACACGGTGATCCAGGCCGTGCTCGCCCAGACGCCCGCTCCGCGCTGATCACCCGCACCTCTTCCTAGGAGTCCACCGTGGCCCTCACCGGCCGTACCGCCCTCCTCGCGGCCCTGGGCAGCCTGGTGGTCGGACTCCTGCTGCCCTCCTGGACCGGCATCGCCCTGGTCAGCGGCGCCGTGCTGCTCGGCGTGCTGGCGGATCTGCTGCTCGCGGCCCCGGTCCGGACGCTGCAGCTGGCCAGGACGGGTGACACCGCGGTCCGCCTCGGCGAGCCGGCCACCGTCACGCTGACCGTCGGCAACGCCTCCGGGCGCCCGCTGCGGGCCCGCCTGCGCGACGCCTGGCCACCCTCGGTCTTCCGGCCCGGCACCGAGCTGACCGCCTCCCGGCACCGCCTGCTGGTCCCGCCCGGCGAGCGACGCCGGATCGACACCCCGCTGCTGCCCAACCGCCGCGGCGACCACCAGGCGCACCGGGTGGCGATCCGTTCGCTGGGCCCGCTCGGCCTGGCCGGTCGCCAGGGCTCGCACCTGGTCCCCTGGACACTGCGTGCCCTGCCGCCCTTCACCAGTCGCAAGCACCTGCCCTCCCGACTGGCCCGGCTGCGCGAACTGGACGGCCGCACCTCGCTGCTGACCCGTGGTCAGGGCACCGAGTTCGACAGCCTGCGCGAGTACCTGCCGGGCGACGACGTCCGCTCCATCGACTGGCGGGCCAGCGCCCGGCGCAACACCGTCGCCGTGCGGACCTGGCGCCCCGAACGCGACCGGCACATCCTGATCGTGCTCGACACCGGCCGCACCTCGGCCGGCCGGGTCGGCGACGCCCCTCGGCTGGACGCCGCCCTGGACGCCGCCCTGCTGCTCACCGCGCTGGCCACCAAGGCGGGCGACCGGGTCGACCTGCTCGCCCACGACCTGCGCCCGCGCACCTCGGTGGTGGGCCGCTCCGCGAGCGAGGTCCTGCCCGCAGTCACCAACGCGATGGCACTGCTGGAGCCGGCCCTGGTCGAGACCGACCTGCGGGCACTCACCTCGGCGGCCCTGCGGCTGGCCCCGCACCGCTCGCTGATCGTCCTGTTCACCGGCCTGGACGTCGGCCCCGCCGAGGACGGCCTGCTACCGCTGCTGCCCCAGCTCACCAAGCGCCACGAAGTGGTGGTCGCGGCGGTGGCCGACCCGCTGCTCTCGGAACTGGCCGCGGGTCGCGGCACTCTGCCCGCCGTCTACGGCGCGGCCGCCGCCGAGCAGACCCGGGCCGACCGCCGCGCCACCGCCGAGCGGCTCACCCGGCTCGGCGCCACCGTCCTGGACGCACCACCGGCCGCCCTGCCGCCCGCTCTGGCCGACACCTACCTCGCGCTGAAGGCGGCGGGTCGGCTGTAGCGCCGCCGCCTTGGCGACGGCTCAGCCGTGCTGCGGCTTGATCCACACGTGTGCGGTGGCCGTCTCAGCCTCAGCGTCCGCGGTTCCTTCCGCACCCTCTTCGACAACTACGGGCTCCTCGGTCACCGCCTTCATCCACTCGTCGATCCCTTGGGAGAGTGCGACGGCGGACGACTTGTCACCGTGGAACGCCTCACGCGCCGCCTGGTAGGCGAACCAGCGCTCGACGTGCGCGAGCCAGGCCGCCTCCGAGGGGGCGAAGTGCATCGTCACCCGCGGATGCGCCCGCAGCCAGTTCACCACGGTCGGCGACTTGTGCGTGAAGTAGTTGTCGCAGATCAGGTGCAGCTCACCGCTCTCCGGCAACTCCCGCTCCAGCTGCGACAGGAAGCGCCGGAACTCCACCCCGCGCCGCCGCCGGTGCAGCGTGCCGAGCACCTTCTCGCGGGTGCTCTCCAGACTCGCCAGCAGTGCCTGCACGGTCGCCGGCAGCGGATCCCCACTGCGCTCCCGCAGCTCCTCCCGCAGCTTGGGCCGCAGCATCGTGTCGGCGTCCACCCGGAGCACCAACACCCGCTCCGGCGGCGCCAGGTACATCGCGGCCACCTCGTGCGAGGTCTCCATCGCAAAAGGATCGGTCGACAAGCCGAACGGCTCGGGACGCGGCTGGGGTTCGGGGTGGGCCTTGGGGCCGGGACGTGCCATACGTCGATCGTAACGGCCAATCGACCGGTGCCAGAACGCGAAGAAGCCCCCAGCCGAATGGCTGGGGGCTTCTTCAGAAGAATTGTTCGGCGGCGTCCTACTCTCCCACAGGGTCCCCCCTGCAGTACCATCGGCGCTATGAGGCTTAGCTTCCGGGTTCGGAATGTAACCGGGCGTTTCCCTCACGCTATGACCACCGAAACACTATGAAACTGTCAACC contains:
- a CDS encoding DUF4350 domain-containing protein; its protein translation is MTTPVAAKAPAPVGSLTPTLRQLWYRTRWFLAAAAVLLIVGLLIAGLGDSTAYPSLDPRSAAPDGAKATAQLLRAQGITVDTTADADQLSAPAGADTVVLPLPDLLTDDQLRAVAAAGHRRLVLISPDSTALDLLAPGVHTADTADLPLTITSASAAPQCDLPEAQRAGSAELGGRLYRVDSDSTATGAEVTGCYPREGYPALARTSTGQDTEVIVVGSGRFLTNQRLAHDGNAALALGLLGSQPRLTWYLPDYQALPASDGTPQKSFTDLIPDGWRWAALQLAVATVLAALWRARRLGPVVSEQLPVVVRAAETTEGRARLYHRAKARDRAADALRHAARHRLAPVLGVPLGTGEPDGTALLAALGDRLAGNREPGELRGLLYGPPPTDDAALLRLADDLDALERQVRQP
- a CDS encoding AAA family ATPase; amino-acid sequence: MRTEIGKAVVGQDAAVTGLVVALLCGGHVLLEGVPGVAKTLLVRALSTALSLETKRIQFTPDLMPGDVTGSLVYDARTAEFSFQPGPVFTNLLLADEINRTPPKTQASLLEAMEEHQVTVDGEPRPLPDPFLVAATQNPLEYEGTYPLPEAQLDRFLLKLVLPLPDREQEFQVLSRHAAGFDPRDLRAAGVRPVAGPADLAAARAAIAELTVSPEVLAYIVDLCRATRQSPSLSMGVSPRGATALLNASRAWAWLAGRDYVTPDDVKALALPTLRHRVRLRAEAEMEGVTADTVIQAVLAQTPAPR
- a CDS encoding DUF58 domain-containing protein, producing the protein MALTGRTALLAALGSLVVGLLLPSWTGIALVSGAVLLGVLADLLLAAPVRTLQLARTGDTAVRLGEPATVTLTVGNASGRPLRARLRDAWPPSVFRPGTELTASRHRLLVPPGERRRIDTPLLPNRRGDHQAHRVAIRSLGPLGLAGRQGSHLVPWTLRALPPFTSRKHLPSRLARLRELDGRTSLLTRGQGTEFDSLREYLPGDDVRSIDWRASARRNTVAVRTWRPERDRHILIVLDTGRTSAGRVGDAPRLDAALDAALLLTALATKAGDRVDLLAHDLRPRTSVVGRSASEVLPAVTNAMALLEPALVETDLRALTSAALRLAPHRSLIVLFTGLDVGPAEDGLLPLLPQLTKRHEVVVAAVADPLLSELAAGRGTLPAVYGAAAAEQTRADRRATAERLTRLGATVLDAPPAALPPALADTYLALKAAGRL
- a CDS encoding transposase, which codes for MARPGPKAHPEPQPRPEPFGLSTDPFAMETSHEVAAMYLAPPERVLVLRVDADTMLRPKLREELRERSGDPLPATVQALLASLESTREKVLGTLHRRRRGVEFRRFLSQLERELPESGELHLICDNYFTHKSPTVVNWLRAHPRVTMHFAPSEAAWLAHVERWFAYQAAREAFHGDKSSAVALSQGIDEWMKAVTEEPVVVEEGAEGTADAEAETATAHVWIKPQHG